The following nucleotide sequence is from Synechococcus sp. KORDI-52.
CGTCCGTTCTTCGAAATCATCACGAGCATCCGCTACTGGGTGATTCACGCCGTGACTCTCCCGTCCATCTTCCTGGCAGGATTCCTGTTCGTGTCCACCGGCCTGGCCTACGACGCCTTCGGAACCCCTCGCCCCGATGCTTACTTTCAGGCTTCTGAAAGCAAAGCTCCGGTGGTGAGCCAGCGCTACGAAGGCAAGTCTGAACTCGACATTCGTCTGAAATAAGCCATGACTCAGGCACCTCCCGTCTCCACAACACCACGCAACTATCCGATCTTCACGGTGCGTTGGCTGGCCCTTCACACCCTCGGCGTGCCGACGGTGTTCTTTCTCGGCGCCCTCGCCGCGATGCAGTTCGTCCGCCGCTGATTCCGATCCATGGAACGCAATCCCAATCCCAACAACCTGCCGGTTGAACTCAACCGAACCAGCCTTTATCTGGGCCTGCTGTTTGTCTTCGTGACCGGCGTGCTCATGTCCAGCTACTTCTTTAACTGAGGATTATTCGATGAGCGGAAAAAAATCCCCATATCCCGACGGTCGCATACCCGATCGCAATCCTGATGGCACTCCAGCTGTACCCTGGAGAAGCCGCTGGACTGAAGGCGTTCTGCCTCTTTGGCTGGTGGCCACGGCAGGTGGAATGGCAGTTCTCTTTGTTGTGGGCCTCTTTTTCTACGGCTCCTACACCGGAGTTGGTTCTGCTTGATCAAATGACTTCGTCTTGAGAAAACTGGGCAACAGCCCAGTTTTTTTTATGAAGCAAATCAAAACATCCCATACTCGCAGTAGCTTTAAGAGGATAATTTAATACATATCAAGCTATTGCCGAAATCAAAGCAAAAGCTTTTTTAGAAATGTTGCTAGAAGCGCTGAGCATTTCG
It contains:
- the psbE gene encoding cytochrome b559 subunit alpha, whose product is MAAGSTGERPFFEIITSIRYWVIHAVTLPSIFLAGFLFVSTGLAYDAFGTPRPDAYFQASESKAPVVSQRYEGKSELDIRLK
- the psbF gene encoding cytochrome b559 subunit beta; the protein is MTQAPPVSTTPRNYPIFTVRWLALHTLGVPTVFFLGALAAMQFVRR
- a CDS encoding photosystem II reaction center protein L — its product is MERNPNPNNLPVELNRTSLYLGLLFVFVTGVLMSSYFFN
- a CDS encoding photosystem II reaction center protein J; its protein translation is MSGKKSPYPDGRIPDRNPDGTPAVPWRSRWTEGVLPLWLVATAGGMAVLFVVGLFFYGSYTGVGSA